The following proteins are encoded in a genomic region of Fusarium oxysporum f. sp. lycopersici 4287 chromosome 1, whole genome shotgun sequence:
- a CDS encoding oxidoreductase — protein MVSTDAATPWHAAYPPPLNKTPPATTRQAVLEMMKDCKNIAGKDYVLIDLRRTDHEGGTIRGSINLPAQSLYPMIETLYTMFKSAGVQKTIWYCSSSRGRGTRAAGWFQDHIDKQGDSHMESAILFEGITGWAKAGGEFVEWMDEYDATVWNSK, from the exons ATGGTCTCTACCGATGCCGCCACGCCTTGGCACGCCGCCTACCCTCCTCCACTCAACAAGACCCCCCCAGCCACGACACGCCAGGctgtcttggagatgatgaaggactGCAAGAATATCGCTGGCAAGGATTACGTTCTCATTGATCTCCGCCGAACAGATCACGAG GGCGGTACCATTCGCGGATCCATCAATCTGCCGGCACAGAGCCTCTACCCGATGATAGAAACCCTCTACACCATGTTCAAATCGGCAGGGGTTCAAAAGACCATCTGGTATTGCT CATCCTCTCGCGGCCGGGGCACGCGCGCAGCCGGGTGGTTCCAGGATCATATCGACAAGCAAGGAGATAGCCATATGGAAAGCGCGATTCTGTTTGAAGGCATTACCGGCTGGGCCAAAGCCGGTGGCGAGTTCGTTGAGTGGATGGATGAGTACGATGCGACTGTCTGGAATAGTAAATAG
- a CDS encoding arsenical-resistance protein, with amino-acid sequence MLESTAAGGLRATLNHHAQSTAAFIMTQEMNNGLSSHEPKPSNTPRTDSSNGSTRQPGQDSEATAASVSHEPQEKQLSALKGLGILDRYLAIWIFLAMSIGIILGNFVPETGPALQKGKFVGVSVPIAVGLLVMMYPILCKVRYEWLHELFSHRDMWKQICFSIFINWIIAPFLMLALSWAFLPDKSELRTGLILVGLGRCIAMVLIWNGLAGGNDEYCAILVAVNSILQMVLFAPMAVFFIRIISHESGTIDISYSVVAISVAVFLGIPLGAAVITRIILRKVAGPDWYERTFLRFLAPWSLIGLLYTILVLFASQGRQVVHQIVSVVRVAAPLVVYFVLIFFVTLWVSRLLGFRFSMVVTQSFTAASNNFELAIAVAVATFGPNSDQALASTVGPLIEVPVLVGLVYAVRWMANRWGWK; translated from the exons ATGCTCGAATCGACGGCTGCTGGTGGTCTCAGAGCCACACTCAACCACCACGCACAGTCTACCGCCgccttcatcatgacacAGGAGATGAACAACGGGCTGAGCAGCCACGAGCCCAAGCCTTCTAATACACCTCGCACAGACTCAAGTAATGGAAGCACTAGACAGCCTGGCCAAGATTCCGAGGCCACAGCTGCGAGCGTGAGCCACGAGCCGCAAGAGAAGCAACTGTCCGCCCTCAAGGGACTAGGTATTCTGGATCGCTACCTAGCCATCTGGATATTCCTGGCAATGTCCATTGGTATAATCTTGGGCAACTTTGTTCCCGAGACGGGCCCAGCCTTGCAGAAAGGTAAATTTGTCGGTGTTTCGGTACCTATTG CTGTCGGTTTACTTGTTATGATGTATCCTATCCTCTGCAAAGTGCGATATGAATGGCTCCACGAACTCTTTTCCCACAGGGATATGTGGAAGCAGATCTGCTTtagcatcttcatcaactggATCATTGCTCCATTCCTCATG CTTGCCCTGTCCTGGGCGTTTCTCCCCGACAAGTCGGAGCTTCGCACCGGTCTTATTCTCGTGGGTCTTGGGAGATGTATTGCCATG GTTCTTATTTGGAACGGCCTCGCTGGCGGCAACGACGAATACTGTGCCATCCTTGTCGCTGTCAACTCGATACTCCAGATGGTCCTCTTCGCCCCAATggccgtcttcttcatccgcATTATCAGCCACGAATCCGGTACGATTGATATATCCTATAGTGTTGTTGCTATAAGTGTGGCTGTTTTCCTGGGCATCCCGCTTGGAGCAGCTGTCATAACGCGGATCATCCTGCGCAAGGTCGCTGGACCTGATTGGTATGAGAGGACCTTTCTCAGATTTCTCGCACCCTGGTCTCTCATCGGCCTACTCTATACTATTCTGGTTCTGTTCGCATCCCAAGGGAGACAGGTTGTTCACCAGATTGTATCGGTCGTCCGGGTAGCAGCCCCATTGGTAGTGTATTTCGTGCTCATTTTCTTCGTTACTTTGTGGGTAAGCAGATTGCTTGGCTTCCGGTTCTCCATGGTAGTTACCCAGAGTTTTACTGCTGCAAGCAACAACTTTGAGTTAGCTATCGCCGTGGCGGTCGCGACCTTTGGCCCCAACAGCGACCAGGCGCTGGCATCCACCGTTGGTCCGCTCATCGAAGTCCCAGTCTTGGTAGGCTTGGTGTATGCCGTGCGCTGGATGGCCAACAGATGGGGTTGGAAGTAA